The bacterium genome segment GCCGTCGGGATAGAGCTGGCCCGAGGCGTACCCGGTGATCTCGATGTCGGCCATGGGGTTTGGCAGCGGCTCGGCGGGCTCGCATCCCGTCAGGAGGGCCGCCGCCGCGAAAATCAAGAGAACCGACAGGCGTCCCATCTATCCCTCCCCAAGCTCGGGGAAGCGTTTTCCGAGAATGCCGGCCAGCCGGGCGCTGCGGAGGTGCTCGGCGGTGATGACGGCCTCCACCTCGTACACCGCCCGGCGCAGGACGTCGTTCACCACGATGTAGTCGTAGTCCGGAGCGCGGCGGAGCTCGTCCAGGGCGTTCGTCATCCTCCGCTCGACGAGCGCCGGCTCCTCGGAGCGGCGATGCTCGAGCCGCTCCCGCAGCGTCGCCAGGTCGGGGGGGACGATGAATATCAGCAGCGCATCCCCGCCGTAAATACCGCGGATGGAGTCGCCCCCCTGAACGTCCACATCGAGAACGGCATCCCGGCCTTCACGTAACGCCCGTTCAAGCGGCTCGCGCGGTGTGCCGTACCAATGGTCGTGCACCCGGGCGGTCTCGATGAATTCCCCCGCCTCCCGCCGCCGCAGGAACTCCTTCTCGTCGAGAAAGTGGTACTGGACGCCGTCCGCCTCGTTGGCCCGCCGGGGGCGCGTGGTGGCCGAGATGGAGTAGAAAAATTCGGCGTGCCTCTCAGCCAGCGCGTTGTAGATGCTCGTCTTGCCGCCGCCGGAGGGCGAGGAGATGACGATGGGGATGCCGCGTGGCTTTTCTTCCATCAAATCCTCAGGCGATGTTCGCCGCCTGCTCGCGAATCCGGTCCAGGGTGACCTTCATATCCAACACCAGAGGGGTGATATCGGTTCCGGAGGCTTTGCTGCCGCAGGTGTTGAGCTCGCGGAGCACCTCCTGACAGAGGAAGTCCAGCCGACGCCCCTGGGATTCCGTGGAATCCAGGGCCGACCGGAACGCCCCGATGTGCCCCTCCAGCCGGTCCAGTTCTTCGGTCACGTCGGCCCTGGAAGCCAGGTAAGCCACCTCCTGCTCCAGCCGCTCGCGGTCCAGGGTGGTCCCGGTCAGTTCGGAAAGCCTTTCGAAGAGAACGACCTTGATCCGTTCCGGAACCGCGTCGGCGAGGGACCGCAGGGTCGAGAGGTCACCGGCGAGACTATCGAGCATCGCGCCGATTTTATTGGAAAGCTCCTCCCCCTCCCGGCGGCGGGAGTCCGCCAGCCCCCGGAGCGCATCCCCGGCCGTCGCGTCCAGCGCCCGCCCCAAGCGTCCCGCGTCGAGGCGGCCCTCGAACTCGGCCACCACGCCGGGTAGGCGCAAAAGCTCATAGGCCGTCAGATCCCGGGACACCTCGGGGGGCAACGAGGTGGCCGCTTTTATGTAGCCCCGCGCCAAATCGAGATTCACCTTCGGCACGGCCCCGGGATCGGCGAAGCCGGAGAATTCGAGACAGGTCAGGGTGACGCTGCCCCGATCGACGTTCCCCTGGACCAGATTCGTGAGCCGCTGCTCGAAGGCGGACAGAGACGACGGCAGGCGGAACTTGACCGAGAGGTGCTTGCCGTTGACGCTCCTGGCCTCGAGCACCAGGAGGTCGTCGCCCTCCGACCAGCGTCCCCGCCTCCGCGAACCGCCCGTTGTAAATGTAGGCCCGGCCGATGAGGTTGTGGTACTCGGCTATACCCTCGCCGAGGCTTCGCGCCCGCTCCAGGAGGTCCAGCGCCGCGGCGTACTCCCCCCGGCTCAACAGAATGACGGCCAGTCCGCGGTAGGCTTCGTAGAAGCGGCTATCCTTCACCATGAGCTTGTCGTACGACTTCTCGGCCATGGTGTAGGAACCCTTCTCCTCCAGCGTCCAGGCCAGCTCGAGGTGCAGTCGCCACTCGCGCTCATCGGCCATCCCGGCCCGACGGTAGATGCGCATGGCCTTGCCGCTCTCGCCCAGGGCGTCGAGGATGTCCCCGTAGTATTTGAGCGCCCAACAATCGTCGGGTTCCTCGCGCAGGACGGTGATAATCTCGTTCAGCGCCCGCGGGGTATCGCCCGACTGTAGGTACGCCCGGGCCAGCTCCCGGCGCGCCGTCAGGAAACCCCGGTTGAGCTTGATCGCTTCGATGAGGTAGTCGGCCTGCTGCGCCGGGTTGCCCACGGTGCTGACGGCCCGGCAGTACCACCGGTAGGCGACGGCGTCATCGGTGATCAAGTTCTGGGCCTCTTTCAACTCCTCTTCCGTCAGGGGTTCGCCGATGGCCAGGCGGACCTCCTTGTAAATCTCCACCTCGATGGCGAAGATGTCCACGCCCGTGAAGCGGATGTTGAAGAGTTCCCTCTTTTCGGGGTAGGTCAGGCAGGTGACCTCAACCGAGTAGCGCACATCCCCCAGCGGGTCCTCCGGCTGCTCGATGAGGTAGGAACCGCGGAGGTAGTAGTCGGGCTTGAGGTTAGCGAGGATTCTTTCCCGATCCTCCTCGCTGAAACTGCGCTGACGCCCCATCTGGAGCTCCTGGAGCGCCTGGTGCAAAGTGCGCCAGTCGAGGCCCACGGCGGAATTCGACTCGTTCAGGCGCCAGGCCAGAGACTCGGTCAGCCCCATGAGATACCAGGCGTCCTGGGGCGACCCCTCGTTCTCCAGGGGTAGCGCGACCACGCGCGGGGCGCCGAGCGCCGCGCAGGTCAGCATCGCCAGGAGAAAAAGGAGTGTTT includes the following:
- a CDS encoding YicC family protein, with product MLEARSVNGKHLSVKFRLPSSLSAFEQRLTNLVQGNVDRGSVTLTCLEFSGFADPGAVPKVNLDLARGYIKAATSLPPEVSRDLTAYELLRLPGVVAEFEGRLDAGRLGRALDATAGDALRGLADSRRREGEELSNKIGAMLDSLAGDLSTLRSLADAVPERIKVVLFERLSELTGTTLDRERLEQEVAYLASRADVTEELDRLEGHIGAFRSALDSTESQGRRLDFLCQEVLRELNTCGSKASGTDITPLVLDMKVTLDRIREQAANIA
- the gmk gene encoding guanylate kinase, producing MEEKPRGIPIVISSPSGGGKTSIYNALAERHAEFFYSISATTRPRRANEADGVQYHFLDEKEFLRRREAGEFIETARVHDHWYGTPREPLERALREGRDAVLDVDVQGGDSIRGIYGGDALLIFIVPPDLATLRERLEHRRSEEPALVERRMTNALDELRRAPDYDYIVVNDVLRRAVYEVEAVITAEHLRSARLAGILGKRFPELGEG